The genomic segment CCCGGTTGCCGAAAAAGGCCACCAGCACCAGGGCCACGGTGTGAACCAGCACGGACCAGGGCAGGCCGCGGCTGAGCATCATTCGTCCCCGTTCCCCGGACCGGTCACGCCGCGGGGCGCCGAGAGTCCCTGGGCCTCCTGGTCGGCCACCAGGCTCAGGTTCACGAATCCCTCGACCTCGACGGCGGCCATCACCTTCAGCACGAAGCCGTAGGGCACCTCCTCGTCGCAGCGGAGGTAGACCGGGATCGAATCCTTCTCCTCGGCGTAGGGCGCCAGCATCGCGGCCAGCCCGTCGATCTCGACGGCCTGCTCCTGGAAGAAGACCTTCCGGTTGCTGGTGACGGAGATCACCGGCCCCTCCTTGACGATCACCTGCCGGGTCTGGGCCTCGGGCAGGTTCACCTCGACGCCGCCCTGGATGTAGGGCGCCGTGAGCATGAAGATGATCAGCAGGCAGAGGGTGACGTCCACCAGCGAGGTGATGTTGATGTTGGCCATGGCGCCGTAGCTGCTGCGCTTGCGGGCCATCAGATGCTCTCCCGATCGTGCGGCTCGGGCCGGCGCACATGGTCGCGTCCGGCGGCGTGGGCCGCGCCGGAGCCGCCCCCCGCCTCCTCTTCCAGCACGGTGCGCAGGCGGTCCATCTCGTTCCCCACCAGGTCGATCTTGCGCACGATCATGTTGTAGAAGATCACCGCGGGGATGGCCGCGGCCAGGCCGGCGATGGTGGTGATCAGCGCCTCGGCGATGCCCGGCGCGACCACCGTCAGGTTGGCGCTCTGCATGGAGGCCATGCCCCAGAAGCTGCTCATGATGCCCCACACCGTGCCCAGCAGTCCGAGGAAGGGCGAGATGGTGACCGTGGTCGACAGCAGGATCAGGTAGCGCTCGAGGCTCTCCGTCTCCAGGTAGCTGACGCGCTCGCTGGCCCGGCGGATGGCCGGCACCTGGCTCATGCCACTGGTCTCGACGACCACGTTGGCCAGGGGCAGGTCGGGATTGTCGCGGCACCAGTTCTCGAGGTCGGCCCGCCGCGCGCGGCCGTCGAGCCAGCTCTCGCACTTCTCCCAGAACGCCGCATGACCGGCGCGGATGCGGCCGAGAGTGCGCGCCTTGTCGATGAACACGGCCCAGCTCATCACCGAGAGCACGAGCAGCACCAGCAGGATGAACTTGCCGAAGAAGGTGGATTCGACCACCAGGCTCACCAGCTCGCCGGGACCCAGCATGGCCAGGAAGCCTCCGCCAGACGCGATCGCGACCGAAGTCATGGATTCTCCTCGGAGATTCGTTGTGACAGGTGGGATGCGGCCGTGCTCCGTCAGGGCCGGATCCGGGCGGGCATCCTTGCCCACCACCAGGCCCCGGTCGGGGCCGGATCGATTCGGGAGCGTCGCACGCATGCCGCGCGTCGCTCCGGTTGCGTTCGGGTCGCCGCGCCGCCGCACGGGGGCCGCTCCCCGCGGGGATGCAGCCGGGTCATCCTACCGAAACCGGGGGCGAAAGTTCCGCCTCCCGGTGGGACGCAGAAAGGGCCGGGCGTGTTTCAGCCCCGCTCCTCCATGACCTTCAGGGCGAAGGCCTCCTGGAAATCGAACTTGTCGATGAAGTCGCCCAGCGAGTCCTGCTCCCGCTTGCGCAGCAGGCCGGCGTCGACCAGGTGGAAGACGATGCGGCCGAAGTCGATGGTGCCCTTCACGCCCCAGGCGTTGAACACGTCGCCGGCCATGATCCCGTAGCGGTCGCGACCGAGGTCGCGGATGAAATCGAGCAGCACGCCGCCACTCACGTGGGCGCGCTCCTCCATGGCCTCCATGGCGTTCTCCAGGCTCTCGAGCACGAAGAAATACGCCTCCGGGCGGTAGACGCCCCGGCGGGCGGCCAGACTCCGGACGGTTTCGACCAGTTCGCTGTGGGTGCTCATGGCGATTGCTCCCGCCGCATGCGGCGCAGAAAACGGTGGTGTCCGGCGAGCAGGGGGCTCAGGCGACCTCTCCGGAACGCCTCCATTGTACGGGGAACCGGCCGCCTGTCAACCGTCCAGCCCGGCGGGCCGGGGCCCCGTGCCCAGAAGCCGGTCGTACAGTTCCAGATACTGCCGCACGACGCAGGGGGCGCCGAACTCCGCGGAGGCGTCGCGGCGGCCCTCGTCGACCATCTGGACCTGGAGGTCCCGATCCCGCAGCACCGTCAGGGCGGCCGCGACCATGCCCGGGATGTCGTCCGGGTCCCGCAGGAAGCCGTTGATCCCGTCCTGGATGAACTCGCCGGCCCCGCCCCGACTCGTGACCAGCGGCACCACGCCGCAGGCCATGGCCTCCAGCGCCACCAGGCCGAAGCTCTCGTGCAGCGAAGGCAGCAGAAGGAGGTCGGCCACGGGCAGGATCTCCTCGAGGTTGTCCACCTGCCCCACCATGTCGACCGCCTCGGCCAGGCCGAGTTCCTGCACGCGTGACCGCACCGAGGGCATTTCCGGCCCGTCGCCCACCAGGAGCAGCCGCGCCGGGATCTCCCGGCGCACCGCCGCGAAGACCTCGATCACCGCGAGGGGGTTCTTCACGGCGCGGAAGTTCGAGGCGTGCATGAGGAGCCTTTCGCCCGCAGGGGCGAAGCGGCGCCGCAGTCCGTCGACCTCGAGCGGCATGAAGACCCGCGCGTCGACGAAATTGGGAATCACCTCGATGGTCTCGCCCGTGCCGAAG from the bacterium genome contains:
- a CDS encoding biopolymer transporter ExbD — translated: MARKRSSYGAMANINITSLVDVTLCLLIIFMLTAPYIQGGVEVNLPEAQTRQVIVKEGPVISVTSNRKVFFQEQAVEIDGLAAMLAPYAEEKDSIPVYLRCDEEVPYGFVLKVMAAVEVEGFVNLSLVADQEAQGLSAPRGVTGPGNGDE
- a CDS encoding MotA/TolQ/ExbB proton channel family protein; the encoded protein is MTSVAIASGGGFLAMLGPGELVSLVVESTFFGKFILLVLLVLSVMSWAVFIDKARTLGRIRAGHAAFWEKCESWLDGRARRADLENWCRDNPDLPLANVVVETSGMSQVPAIRRASERVSYLETESLERYLILLSTTVTISPFLGLLGTVWGIMSSFWGMASMQSANLTVVAPGIAEALITTIAGLAAAIPAVIFYNMIVRKIDLVGNEMDRLRTVLEEEAGGGSGAAHAAGRDHVRRPEPHDRESI
- the bshA gene encoding N-acetyl-alpha-D-glucosaminyl L-malate synthase BshA → MPTVGITCYPSQGGSGVVATELGLHLSRRGCEVHFISSELPFRLRKFHENVIYHPVEMPHYPVFQHSPYTLSLATTMSEVATRCGLDILHVHYAIPHAASAFLAREMVGADRIKVVTTLHGTDITLVGQEPSFFPITRFLIERSDAVTAVSTFLKEETIRVFGTGETIEVIPNFVDARVFMPLEVDGLRRRFAPAGERLLMHASNFRAVKNPLAVIEVFAAVRREIPARLLLVGDGPEMPSVRSRVQELGLAEAVDMVGQVDNLEEILPVADLLLLPSLHESFGLVALEAMACGVVPLVTSRGGAGEFIQDGINGFLRDPDDIPGMVAAALTVLRDRDLQVQMVDEGRRDASAEFGAPCVVRQYLELYDRLLGTGPRPAGLDG